The Pseudobacteriovorax antillogorgiicola genome segment CGAATCTTGGAAAAATTGACGATTCAGCTTATATTCGGCTGTTTATAGAAAGCACCGATAATGATCTGATCTTCCTTAGTATCAATCATCGATTTGTTGAGTTCATCGAACTCAGAGTCCTTAATCCGAGTGCTCGTGAGCATTTTCAGCGGAGTGGAGCTAGCGTTGATATGAGCGAACGCCCCATCCCATCTCGATCGTTCCTGTTTCCAGTTCGTCTTGAGAAAGGACTCAATCAAGTTGACTTCAAGGTGGGTGGAAAATACACCATCAATATTCCCCTCAGGATCTGGTCGGAGGAAGGCTTAGACCTCTATCAGGATAGTCGGAACCTTCTTATTGGTATGGCCGTTGGGGCTATGCTCATCATTGCGATATATAATCTGATCATCGCAGTCTTGTTACGAGACTCGACTTTCTCAACTTATAGCTTATTCACTTTCACACAAGTAGCCCATCTTTCATACACCTTTGGTATTATGCAAGTATTTGCCTATAAGTTTTTTCATATCTCATTAATTCCACCCATATTAGGCTCCACTTTGATCATGATCGGATTGCTGGTATCGTCTTTCTTTATTCGCAGTTTCTTTCTGATCCCAAGGAAGAGTTGGCTAGGTTTTACCTGGTCAGCCTTTGAGTTACTAACAATCGTCTCTATTCTAGCCTCCTCGATAAAACACCAGCACTCCAGCACCGCTGTTTTCATTTGTGGAACCATTGCAACCATTCTCATTATCTATACCTCTCTTATGGGCATCATAAGAACCAGGGATGACACTTATATCAAGATTTATGCAGCGGGGTGGCTGCTTTATGTTCTCGGAGGGGTGACAGCTCTTTACACTTCGTTTGGCTATATTGAGAGAAACTGGTTTACCGTACACGTTCACCTGTTCGTTAGTGTAGGCGAGCTGGTCCTGTTTTCTCTATCCCTCGGAGGGAAGATGAAGCGGACCGTTGATGGGTTTGAGGTGGAACAACGGATTTCTATGCATTCTTACCGCCAGCTAGAAAAGGTTTTTTATCCGCACCAAATTCGCTTGATCAAAGAAGGAGGTACTGTCGAAAAGACAATGCCTACCTCCCCGGGAAAGGCCTGTGTGATCTGCTTTGACATTGTTAATAGCAGCCAGATTCGCCACGAACGAAGCAAGCAGTTTTTTCGCGCTGTGTTGCTAGGCTGTCACCAAGAATTATTAGAGGGCTACGATGATAGAAAGCTTCGTTCCCGCGGGTTTCGTGTGAAAGAAATGGGAGATGGCTTTCTTTGCTCTGTTGGCTACCCCTTTCAGGTTCCTGAAGGCGGATCATCAGAGCAAGCTCTAAAGCTATGTCTCGACTTCTACAAAATTTTTGAGGAAGAAGCCAAAAAGCTCGACTACATCGATGAGATCAATTGTAGTATGGGTGTGGTGCTAGGGCCGGTCCAGGGCCTCTATACGCAACACCCTCCCATTCAATACGATTTAGAGGGATCGGCTCTAGTCCTTGCCACTCGGTATGAAGCAGCGAGGAAGATCGATCTTGATCCAATTGATCTGTTTAAGGGTAGTACAATCACGGTGCAAGAAACTGTCTTTCTCAGCCTTCCTGAGCCCTTACGGCAAGAATTTACCGAGGTAGCTTTAACACGACCTCAGGCGCAAAAGCTGGACGACCCCGATGCTGTGTCTCTTTACGTATTAGATCTTCGGAATTCTGAAACTGGATCGACTTATCTCAGCCAAAAAGCCTCTTAAAGAAAACCGACACACCTCGGTCAGTGTGTACTTGGGCTTTGGTTGATGGGCGATAGCGTGTATGGTATTGGTGCTCGAAGCCATATGCTTCAAGCTCATATTTTCTTTTGAATCCTTTAGTTAGTAGTGAAACGCACCAATGACAGAAAAAATAAAGATCCCCCACACCCTGATTTTATTGCTCGCCATGATGCTTGTGGCATACCTAGCCACATGGATCGTTCCCCAAGGTTTTTTTGAAACCATCACCTTAGACAATGGCCGCCAGTCCGTCGTTCCTGGCACCTTCCAATTGAGTGAGGAAAAAACAAGGCTCACTCCCATGGATTTCTTCGTCGCAATTCCACGAGCTTTTGCCGGTGCTCAGGATGTTATCTTCTTTGTATTTATTATCGGAGGAGTCTTGGCCATCGCTCGGTCGACGGGGACTATTGATGCCCTCATCGGAAGTCTACTGGAACGCTTCGGCAAGAAACCTCACATGCTAATCTTCATGGTGATTTTCAGTTTTGCAATGGCTTCTGGCGTGATTGGCGCAGCAGGCGAATATATTCCGTTTATTCTTATCCTGGTGGGCCTGTGCCGGGCCATGAGATTGGATGCCATGACCGCAGTGGGTATGACTGTAACTGGCTATGGTATCGGCTATGGTGTGTCTGCCTTCAACCCTTTCACCGTGATGATTGCCCAGAGCATTTCGAATGTACCCATATACTCAGGCATCGAGCTCCGTTTGGCAATTTTTGTACCCTTTGTAGTGATCGGATTTCATCATGTCTGGTCTTATGCCAAAACAGTACTGGCCAACCCAGATGCATCATTGACAGCACACATTCCCTGCCCACTTAAAGGCACGGACAAAGCCAATTACCCTAAAATTACCTTGGCACACAAACTGATTCTACTTGGCTTGGTTGTTACCATCATCACTGCGGTCTGGGGCATTTCACAGCATGGTTGGTATCTCGATGAGCTTGGTGCTCTGTTTATTCTCTGGGGACTGTTCACTGTCATCGTTGGCAGGCTAAATGCCGACGAAGCTGCAGAGCAATTCATCGAGGGAGTGAAGGAACTTGCGAACACCGCTATGTTAGTGGGCGTAGCAAGAGGCATTGCCTTGATTCTAGAAGATGGTCAGATCCTTCATTCTTTAGTCTATGGTATGTCGTTCCCCTTATCATACGTCGGTTCTGAGATCGCCGCTGTGGGTATGCTAGTGATGCAGACTCTATTGAATTTATTCATTCCCTCAGGCAGCGGCCAAGCCTATGTCACCATCCCCTTACTGGCACCTGTTGGGGACCTAGTCGGTGTTAACAGGCAGGTGGTTGTGCTTGCTTATCAGTTTGGTGACGGATTTTCTAATATGATCATACCAACAAACGCCGTGCTCATGGGCATCATCGGAATGGCAGGGATTCCCTATCATCTGTGGTTTCGATTCTGTTTGCCACTTCTGACAAAGCTTATGGTCGCAGCAGCGATTGTGTTGGTTGCAGCAGTGCTACTTGACTATGGAGCAGACGTGCAACCTGTGCTGTCGATCAACGGGAAGTAAGTCTCCCGTAAAACCTCATGTCCAATTGAGCCTTTCGGACCCATGCTGGTAAGAATCAAGATGCCGATCCTTGACGATGGCCAGCTCTCTCATCAAGGTGGTATTCTGCCTCTGGTGCCCCGCCATGCGACAGCAAACATCATGAGTCATTTGAAGAGCATCGAGGATGAAGTCCCCTTGGTTGAGCATGATACAATCTGCTCGTTCGCCTCGGCTGACATCACTGACATCACCGCGGCTCGGGAGCCCGCTTTTTGCCAGAGACTCCAGAACTTGCGTCGCCCAAATCACCGGCACATGGGCTGCTCGGGCAAGGGTGAGAATTTCCTCCTGAAGTTCGGAAAGTCTAGAGAAGCCCACTTCAACAGCTAGATCGCCGCGAGCAATCATAATGCCAAGCTGATCAAGCTTCAATCCCTCGATAATAATGCTAGGCAAGTGATTGATTGCTTGCTTGGTTTCTATTTTAAGAACCACACCCTTGCTCTGATCCAGTTGCCTGGAGTTTAGAAATTGTCTCAGCTCACGGACATCCTGAGCGTGCTTTATAAAAGAGAACGCGAAGATATCTGCAACTCCGTGAAGTAGATCGATCGTTTCTTGATCGTCTGCGGTGAGAGCCGCAAGCTGAGGCGATTGATCGGGGAAGTTAATACCGCGATCGCCTTTCATAACAAAGCCCTTGCTAGGTGCGCGAAGTACTTTCAAAACAACAAAACCAGAGATTTCATCCTTGTCATGAACCACGGTTGCTAGACGTCCATCGTCGAACACCACTGGATCTCCCACTGCTAGAGTGTCCCAAAAGGCTTCGAAATTAGCCTCGATGCAGAAATGCTCTCCGTGGTAGTCGTTCATAGATAAACAAAGACTGAAAAGTTCCCCTTGGTGAATTCGATGTTGGATCTCCCAGGGCTCCAGGTGAGACACTGCTAGAACCAGATCATGACCGCGATGCAGTCTCGTAACATTTCCAAGGTAAGCATTGCGATAAGACTTTATGAATCGATGATCCTCAAAAACCTCTACCACTGCCCGACGCTTTCGACCACGCAAATCACGGAAATGCAAGACGTCACCATCGTTGAGGCTCGATAATTGACCACAAACGGGCAAGCACGGCTCACTATGATTTACCAGAGGATAGGACACTAAGTGTACACGAGCCGGCGTCAGCACATGGCCATAGGCATCCTTAGTGGTTTTTAGCTTAAAAACCCCTGGCCCCTGACCAAGTGATCGTGTTCTAATCTTAGGGCCAGATAGGTCACACATCACTTTAATATCGAGGTCTTTTTTACGTGCTAGGTGCTTGACCTCTAGAGCGGTTTTGAACTGATCTTCAATGCTACCATGACCACAATTAATTCTTGCGAGCTCCATACCACCATCCATAAGCTGAGTTATTAACTCTTGGTCCTGATGGGCATCGCTTGGGATAGTGACCATAATTCTAGGGCGACGGTCGCCTCTTTTGGGGCCTAACAGTTTTTCGGTATGATCATCTAATAGTGCTTTCCCTTGTTTCAATTCATCATCAACACTTTCAATGGCGTTTAGCGGGTCAAAGTCATTATCGGTGAATTTCAGCAACCATGCATGGCTCGCTTTCATGCTCCCATGAATGGCTAGCTCGCTGCGCCCCAAGGATGATAAGCCGACCGCTTGAAGATCGTCCTGCAATGGCCTTAGGTCGACATCACGAACACAAAGATACTGAAGAAAGTTGGTAAGGGATTGATGCTTGCCTGGCAGGGAGCCGCTAAGATTGGTGCGAGCACCGTCCATTTGCTCGATCAGTTCGGCTAGCTGCTGCTGCATATTAGCAAGACGGCTGGTCATCGAAGTTTTCATAACGCCTCCTTTGGTATCGAGTTTGCAGTACCTTGAGAGCGTAGGATCGAAGCTAGGTTTACCATGATCTCAATTGTCAAATAAAGCAAGCAACGAATGAAAGGACTCCAAAGGAGGCAAAACACGATTCCAAGAACCGCACTCTTTTTTACACTCCGGATAACTTGCACTATTGACGAGTTCGGTTCGCTATGTCACTTTACCAGTGTGTAAGGTATCTATTTAAGGAAACAAAGAGCTTTCAGTTCTCACAGAAGTAATTGCTCTTTCCGTTTTATCCTTTATGCTCACCGTCTCTGGTAACGAACAGAAGCGAAGGATTGCCATGATTGATTCAATAAGATTGCGAATACTGTTTTTAATGTCGCTTATTCATTCGGTTAGTAGCTATGGGACAGAAAAGGCTGCCTGCCCGGAAGGTCAATCTTGGAACGATACTTGGAAAGCCTGCTTACTGACAATTCCTAGTTGTGCCGAACAGGAGTACCTCGACCAGGCCTCCATGACATGTAAGGCGATCAGAAGCTACGTGGATAAGGAAAGCTGCCAGCGGCAGGGCCTCCGCTTTGATCAGAAATCTCGGAACTGTCAACCATTAAACTTTGTCGATCGCTGTGAATCGTCGGAGCACTCCTATGATTTTCTTCGAACCATGTCGATCATCGTCAATAGCCTGCAAGCAAAGTCTTGTCGTGAAGCTTTTGAAGAGATTGAGCGCACGAAAAGCCTGAAGCTCAATGACCCTCATTTCGTGGTTGGTAGCCTTGAGCCTCTACGCTACTTGCCCAATCTTGAGTATCTCGACCTAAGCTATCAGAGGCTTGATCATATCGACGACCTAAGTGAGCTGAAACGCTTAAAAACCGTAGTCATCACTGGCAATGATATCCAAGACCTATCACCCATCAAGGGAATCAGAGGGCTACAGCTCATCGATCATAGCGACGAGGATCATTCTGCGCCCGCTGATAACTCATTAGTTTACTGATTATCGATTTTTGGCTTGATTCGCTAGCTGGCGTAACGTTGTAAAAGGGTTCCCACCTCGGCAATCACTTTTGGATAAAGTTCAGAGAACTCCTTAAGTGAATCTGTAATGCCATCGGCGGTTCCTGCCTTAGCCGTTGTTTCCATTCCCAAAGCCAAGTCGTAGAGCTTGGGGCAGTAAAAGTTTCCCACCATTCCCTTGAGGCTATGGAGTTCTTCGCTGAGTGCATGATAGTCTGTACCCTGCAAAAGACCTTCTAGTTTGACAACTGATTCTTTTACTCCAACTTCAAATTTGGGCAGCATCATCTCAATAATATCCATGCTATCTTCGTATTCAGATAGAAACTGTTCTTCATCGATGTATGTTGTCATAGTCAAATTCCGTCGTTCTTGCCGTTGTCTTCTTGCTCATCGACAAACACCACAAAATTTTCTTTAAAAAACGACTTTCTTTCAGAATGGTAACAAATAGGCAGGAAGCAAGGCTCAGAGCCAAGCAACTAGGGCTTCGTAAGAAGCCACTTTATTAAATTATATCAGGACTATAGATGGGTCAGCTAATCGGTACGCTTCTTGACACTTACAATCACATCGAGCCCCAAAGCATCCAGCATGGAAAAGAATTGAGCCGCAGTAGACTGGCGAGAGCCTGATTCAATCTCCTTCCACAGTTCTGAATCAACACCTTTCGCCCGAGAGGCAATGCGACTTAGGGGCTCTTCTACTGTCTCACGGTGGCGCTTGATCATCACGTGAAGTATTTGGCCGGGTTTTTTGAAGCGAACACCAAAAACACCTTGAAGCTCGTGGAGCCAGTCGAACGTTGCGATAACATCAGGAAATTCCTCTGAAAAAACTTCCTTTAACTCGTTAAAAGCATCCTCCTTGCTATCCCCCTGAACCATCAAATCAAGACCCGGTACATCTGCCAGCCAGCAGCCAGCGTCCTCGAATACTATACCATTGAGTTGCATTCATGTTTCCTTATCGCAGTCGAATCCCAGAGTTACGGCGCTTCTGGCCTCTGGGTTTCATGTAAGGTAAAACAAAACCTACCAAGGTGCCAAGAGCAATAGCAAAGATTCCTAGCTTGATGCCCTCATTTCGCTGATCTTCTTCCAAAAGGAAGTTTTTCTCTTTGACGTCAGTTAGCTCTTTCTCCAATTGAACAACCTTAGCTTTCAGGCTTTGATTTTCCTGATCAATTTCCACAGCTGAAGATGACACTTTCTTAATCCGCTCCAATTGATTCACCAGTCCATCTCGTTCCGACTTAAGACTTTCTGCCTGTGACTTAAATTGGTTTAGCTCCTGGCGAATCTCTGTCATGCGTTTCATGTCGTCATTCAGTTGCTCTAGCTTCATGGCAGCGATTGGCTCATCAAGAAGGAATCGAGCTTTAACCCAACCTTGCCTCTGCTTTTCTCCGTGTGACTTGATCTCAGTATATTCATCCGCCGACTTGAGAGCCGTTACCTGAGTCCCGCTTTTTAGATAGCCGATGATCTTGTGCTTATTAGACGGGCCCGTGCGAACTGGGATGTATAAGACATCAGAAACATACTTGCGTGCTGCGAATGAGTTCATGGAGATAAGGAGCAATGTGATAAGGCCGATGTATTTCATGACTGTCCCTCTGTGGCAATAAATTCCGTCTATCCTTGCTAGTTAGCATAGGGCCAAAAAATTTCAAACTATCGAACGCCAGGGATTTCCGGCCAGACAAGAGTTTCCCGCCTCCATGACCAGTTCGACACCTTCAGAAGCCCCAAGACCCAGCCCACAGGACTACCCGCCACAAAAAACCTGTATCCTTTCTGCCACAGCTTAATTTTTTCAAAGGATCAGATGACTTGCCTCACATGGCTGTTTCACCAAAAGAGCGCCCCATGGTAAAACGTAAGCGTGAAAGCTCACTCTATGAAATTGAATCGTAATTCGGGAAGGACGTTCTATGCTGCAGGTGAGACAGGCGAAACCCCAAGACATCGTCGCTATTCGTGACTTGGCTAAAAAGTGTTATCCTACTGAGCCTCCATACACCCTGGCGATGCTTCGGGGTCACATCAACCACTTCCCCGAGGGTCAGTTTGTTTGTGAATACGAAGGTAAGATCGTCGGCTACTGCGCCACATTCATTGTATCCGGCAATGTTGCCCTGCACCCTCACACTTGGATTGAAGTAAGCGGTGGTGGCTTCGCCAGTACCCACGACCCTAAGGGCAATTACCTTTATGGCATGGAAGTCTGTGTGGACACCAGTTACAGGCACCTCCGCATCGGTAAGCGCCTTTATAACGCTCGGAAGAAACTCTGCCAGTACCTACGGCTTGAAGGCATCATTTTCGGTGGTCGAATTCCCGGCTATGGCCGCCGCGAAAAGTCTGTGGAAAGCCCTGAAGAGTATGTCGAGCTTGTCAAGCAACGGAAGTTTCGAGACACCGTGGTCAATTTTCAGCTCAGACAAGGCTTCGAATTTAGGGGGATTTTGCCAGGCTATCACCCTGATGATCGGGAGTCTCGTGGCTATGCAACTCTTATGGTATGGCGCAATCCAGAGATCGAGCCTGGTACGCCACGAACCTTGGACGATGAAAGCACCCGCAGTCAACGGCTGCACAAAAGAGTCCGCGTAG includes the following:
- a CDS encoding Hpt domain-containing protein, whose product is MTTYIDEEQFLSEYEDSMDIIEMMLPKFEVGVKESVVKLEGLLQGTDYHALSEELHSLKGMVGNFYCPKLYDLALGMETTAKAGTADGITDSLKEFSELYPKVIAEVGTLLQRYAS
- a CDS encoding leucine-rich repeat domain-containing protein → MSLIHSVSSYGTEKAACPEGQSWNDTWKACLLTIPSCAEQEYLDQASMTCKAIRSYVDKESCQRQGLRFDQKSRNCQPLNFVDRCESSEHSYDFLRTMSIIVNSLQAKSCREAFEEIERTKSLKLNDPHFVVGSLEPLRYLPNLEYLDLSYQRLDHIDDLSELKRLKTVVITGNDIQDLSPIKGIRGLQLIDHSDEDHSAPADNSLVY
- a CDS encoding pyruvate kinase, giving the protein MKTSMTSRLANMQQQLAELIEQMDGARTNLSGSLPGKHQSLTNFLQYLCVRDVDLRPLQDDLQAVGLSSLGRSELAIHGSMKASHAWLLKFTDNDFDPLNAIESVDDELKQGKALLDDHTEKLLGPKRGDRRPRIMVTIPSDAHQDQELITQLMDGGMELARINCGHGSIEDQFKTALEVKHLARKKDLDIKVMCDLSGPKIRTRSLGQGPGVFKLKTTKDAYGHVLTPARVHLVSYPLVNHSEPCLPVCGQLSSLNDGDVLHFRDLRGRKRRAVVEVFEDHRFIKSYRNAYLGNVTRLHRGHDLVLAVSHLEPWEIQHRIHQGELFSLCLSMNDYHGEHFCIEANFEAFWDTLAVGDPVVFDDGRLATVVHDKDEISGFVVLKVLRAPSKGFVMKGDRGINFPDQSPQLAALTADDQETIDLLHGVADIFAFSFIKHAQDVRELRQFLNSRQLDQSKGVVLKIETKQAINHLPSIIIEGLKLDQLGIMIARGDLAVEVGFSRLSELQEEILTLARAAHVPVIWATQVLESLAKSGLPSRGDVSDVSRGERADCIMLNQGDFILDALQMTHDVCCRMAGHQRQNTTLMRELAIVKDRHLDSYQHGSERLNWT
- a CDS encoding TIGR04211 family SH3 domain-containing protein; this encodes MKYIGLITLLLISMNSFAARKYVSDVLYIPVRTGPSNKHKIIGYLKSGTQVTALKSADEYTEIKSHGEKQRQGWVKARFLLDEPIAAMKLEQLNDDMKRMTEIRQELNQFKSQAESLKSERDGLVNQLERIKKVSSSAVEIDQENQSLKAKVVQLEKELTDVKEKNFLLEEDQRNEGIKLGIFAIALGTLVGFVLPYMKPRGQKRRNSGIRLR
- a CDS encoding type II toxin-antitoxin system HicB family antitoxin, yielding MQLNGIVFEDAGCWLADVPGLDLMVQGDSKEDAFNELKEVFSEEFPDVIATFDWLHELQGVFGVRFKKPGQILHVMIKRHRETVEEPLSRIASRAKGVDSELWKEIESGSRQSTAAQFFSMLDALGLDVIVSVKKRTD
- a CDS encoding YfcC family protein — translated: MTEKIKIPHTLILLLAMMLVAYLATWIVPQGFFETITLDNGRQSVVPGTFQLSEEKTRLTPMDFFVAIPRAFAGAQDVIFFVFIIGGVLAIARSTGTIDALIGSLLERFGKKPHMLIFMVIFSFAMASGVIGAAGEYIPFILILVGLCRAMRLDAMTAVGMTVTGYGIGYGVSAFNPFTVMIAQSISNVPIYSGIELRLAIFVPFVVIGFHHVWSYAKTVLANPDASLTAHIPCPLKGTDKANYPKITLAHKLILLGLVVTIITAVWGISQHGWYLDELGALFILWGLFTVIVGRLNADEAAEQFIEGVKELANTAMLVGVARGIALILEDGQILHSLVYGMSFPLSYVGSEIAAVGMLVMQTLLNLFIPSGSGQAYVTIPLLAPVGDLVGVNRQVVVLAYQFGDGFSNMIIPTNAVLMGIIGMAGIPYHLWFRFCLPLLTKLMVAAAIVLVAAVLLDYGADVQPVLSINGK
- a CDS encoding 7TM diverse intracellular signaling domain-containing protein yields the protein MYQLINSLLIVLGLALGSNTLLGAEVEPLTAPVLSLDENEQAWSGAYINRYADIRLHRENLDFQTVDDIFDTLPQNSFSFQDKAANLGKIDDSAYIRLFIESTDNDLIFLSINHRFVEFIELRVLNPSAREHFQRSGASVDMSERPIPSRSFLFPVRLEKGLNQVDFKVGGKYTINIPLRIWSEEGLDLYQDSRNLLIGMAVGAMLIIAIYNLIIAVLLRDSTFSTYSLFTFTQVAHLSYTFGIMQVFAYKFFHISLIPPILGSTLIMIGLLVSSFFIRSFFLIPRKSWLGFTWSAFELLTIVSILASSIKHQHSSTAVFICGTIATILIIYTSLMGIIRTRDDTYIKIYAAGWLLYVLGGVTALYTSFGYIERNWFTVHVHLFVSVGELVLFSLSLGGKMKRTVDGFEVEQRISMHSYRQLEKVFYPHQIRLIKEGGTVEKTMPTSPGKACVICFDIVNSSQIRHERSKQFFRAVLLGCHQELLEGYDDRKLRSRGFRVKEMGDGFLCSVGYPFQVPEGGSSEQALKLCLDFYKIFEEEAKKLDYIDEINCSMGVVLGPVQGLYTQHPPIQYDLEGSALVLATRYEAARKIDLDPIDLFKGSTITVQETVFLSLPEPLRQEFTEVALTRPQAQKLDDPDAVSLYVLDLRNSETGSTYLSQKAS